A region from the Arthrobacter gengyunqii genome encodes:
- a CDS encoding NAD(P)-dependent alcohol dehydrogenase, whose amino-acid sequence MSTTATAAVLRGTNQPFELTEVTLDDPRPDEVLVRVVASGVCGTDLGVQAGHIPFPLPGVLGHEGAGIVEAVGEAVTSVQPGDHVLLTFTSCGICRNCRSGHPAYCVEFLPRNLLGGERADGSTTITENGADLHGHFFAQSSFANLVLADERGVTKVDPAADLSLLAPLGCGIQTGAGAVLNVLKPEPGSVLAVFGAGPVGLAAVMAAALSPATRIVVMDLVDSRLELAKELGATDVVNSGSTDAAEMLMELTGGLGVTHALETTGSVRVAETAASVLAPMGKLGLIGAPAAGSTMSLDVNFMLNGRQVLGITEGDSNPQLFLPALVDLVQQGRFPLDKMITRYSFKDINDAAAAAKSGSVLKPVLHFEDLV is encoded by the coding sequence ATGAGCACCACCGCCACCGCCGCAGTCCTGCGCGGCACCAATCAGCCGTTTGAACTCACTGAAGTGACACTCGACGATCCCCGGCCTGATGAAGTCCTGGTGCGCGTTGTCGCCAGCGGCGTCTGCGGCACCGATCTGGGCGTGCAGGCAGGTCACATCCCGTTTCCCTTGCCCGGAGTGCTGGGCCACGAAGGGGCAGGCATCGTGGAAGCGGTGGGAGAAGCGGTGACCTCCGTCCAGCCCGGAGACCATGTGCTGCTGACGTTCACCAGTTGCGGGATCTGCCGCAACTGCCGCAGCGGGCACCCTGCCTACTGCGTGGAGTTCCTGCCCCGGAACCTGCTCGGCGGCGAACGCGCGGACGGCAGCACCACCATCACCGAAAACGGCGCCGACCTGCACGGGCATTTTTTCGCGCAGTCATCCTTTGCGAACCTGGTGCTGGCCGACGAGCGCGGTGTCACGAAGGTGGATCCGGCGGCAGACCTCTCCCTGCTGGCACCGCTGGGCTGCGGCATCCAAACCGGTGCCGGAGCGGTGCTGAATGTCCTGAAGCCCGAACCCGGATCGGTTCTGGCGGTCTTCGGAGCCGGACCCGTGGGCCTGGCGGCAGTCATGGCGGCAGCACTGTCTCCGGCCACCAGGATTGTGGTCATGGATCTGGTGGACTCCCGCCTGGAACTGGCAAAGGAACTGGGTGCCACTGACGTAGTGAATTCCGGCAGCACTGACGCGGCGGAGATGCTGATGGAACTGACCGGGGGGCTGGGTGTGACGCATGCACTGGAGACCACCGGCAGCGTCCGGGTGGCTGAAACCGCTGCGTCGGTGCTGGCGCCCATGGGCAAGCTCGGCCTGATCGGAGCGCCGGCAGCGGGCAGCACCATGAGCCTGGACGTGAATTTCATGCTCAACGGCCGGCAGGTTCTGGGCATCACCGAAGGCGACTCGAACCCGCAGCTCTTTCTCCCGGCGCTGGTGGACCTGGTGCAGCAGGGCCGGTTTCCGCTCGACAAGATGATCACCCGGTACTCGTTCAAGGACATCAATGACGCCGCGGCTG